One Antarctobacter heliothermus DNA segment encodes these proteins:
- the rpsG gene encoding 30S ribosomal protein S7, giving the protein MSRRHAAEKREVLPDAKYGDRVLTKFMNNLMYDGKKSAAERIVYNALDRVETKVKRAPVEIFHEALENIKPSVEVRSRRVGGATYQVPVEVRPERREALAIRWLINASRARNENTMEERLAGELIDAVQSRGSAVKKREDTHKMADANKAFSHYRW; this is encoded by the coding sequence ATGTCTCGTCGTCACGCCGCAGAGAAGCGCGAAGTCCTGCCCGACGCCAAGTATGGTGACCGGGTTCTGACAAAGTTCATGAACAACCTGATGTACGACGGCAAGAAATCCGCCGCCGAACGCATCGTATACAATGCGCTTGACCGCGTCGAAACGAAGGTCAAGCGCGCCCCGGTGGAAATCTTCCACGAGGCGCTGGAAAACATCAAGCCGTCGGTCGAGGTTCGCTCGCGCCGCGTTGGTGGTGCCACCTACCAGGTTCCGGTCGAAGTGCGCCCCGAGCGCCGTGAGGCCCTTGCGATCCGCTGGCTGATCAATGCCTCGCGTGCTCGTAACGAGAACACCATGGAAGAGCGTCTTGCCGGCGAACTGATCGATGCCGTGCAGTCGCGTGGCTCCGCCGTCAAAAAGCGCGAAGACACCCACAAGATGGCTGACGCCAACAAGGCATTCAGCCACTACCGCTGGTAA
- the rpsL gene encoding 30S ribosomal protein S12, with amino-acid sequence MPTIQQLIRKPRQPKVKRSKSQHLEQCPQKRGVCTRVYTTTPKKPNSAMRKVAKVRLTNGYEVISYIPGESHNLQEHSVVLIRGGRVKDLPGVRYHILRGVLDTQGVKDRKQRRSKYGAKRPK; translated from the coding sequence ATGCCCACGATCCAACAGCTGATCCGCAAACCGCGGCAGCCCAAAGTCAAACGCTCGAAGTCACAGCACCTCGAGCAGTGCCCGCAAAAGCGCGGTGTCTGCACCCGTGTGTACACCACCACGCCTAAAAAGCCGAACTCGGCCATGCGTAAGGTTGCCAAGGTGCGTCTGACCAATGGCTACGAGGTGATCAGCTATATTCCGGGTGAGAGCCACAACCTGCAGGAGCACTCGGTCGTTCTGATCCGTGGTGGTCGTGTAAAAGACCTTCCCGGCGTGCGTTACCACATCCTGCGCGGTGTTCTCGACACCCAGGGCGTCAAGGACCGCAAGCAGCGTCGTTCGAAATACGGCGCCAAGCGTCCGAAGTAA